A genomic segment from Streptosporangium roseum DSM 43021 encodes:
- a CDS encoding anthranilate synthase component I → METSGYTTAGGIEVEVTASDVPETVLEDVVTTLGERRGGVLSSGMEYPGRYSRWHLAYVDPCLEIVARGRRISARALNARGRVVLPAVASCLLATGKPTGEPTAEHVEVYVAESEDILPEEMRSRRPTVFTAIREVIAAFKGENEHLGLYGSFGYDLAFQFEPIRQVLTRADDQRDLVLHLPDRVMVIDRKRETSKEYLYEFTVDGVSTRGLAREGESIPLPPAPAELPADPEKGTYAQVVAAAKEKFVRGDLFEVVPGQVFHAACTDPAAFYRGLRKANPAPFEFLFNLGEGEHLVGASPEMYVRVSGDRVETCPISGTIARGGNPIEDAEAIRTLLSSVKEESELTMCTDVDRNDKSRICVPGTVQVIGRRQIEMYSRLIHTVDHIEGRLRPEFDALDAFLTHMWAVTVTGAPKSWAMQFIEDHEATTRRWYGGAVGYIGFDGSMNTGLTLRTAQIRGGVATVRAGATLLFDSDPEAEERETELKASALLGALAAVGAARTPQERDVPQPVREQPGEGMKVLLVDHEDSFVNTLADYFRQQGAEVVTLRHGFPVSMIDEIAPSLVVLSPGPGWPSDFGLPELVGALYERDLPVFGVCLGLQGMVEQAGGTLELLSHPEHGKRGQVRRTGPGALLEGLPEEFTAARYHSLHAKQPGVVGFTATALTPDGAVMAIEDVARRRFAVQFHPESILTAEGGAGAKIISNVLRLCRTSG, encoded by the coding sequence GTGGAGACGAGCGGATATACCACCGCCGGTGGCATCGAGGTCGAGGTCACGGCGTCCGATGTGCCCGAGACGGTGCTTGAGGACGTCGTGACGACGCTCGGCGAGCGTCGCGGAGGCGTGCTCTCCTCCGGGATGGAGTATCCCGGCCGCTACAGCCGATGGCACCTGGCCTACGTCGACCCCTGCCTGGAGATCGTGGCCAGGGGCCGCAGGATCTCCGCCCGCGCCCTGAACGCGCGGGGCAGGGTCGTGCTTCCGGCCGTCGCGTCCTGCCTGCTGGCCACCGGCAAGCCCACCGGGGAACCGACCGCCGAGCACGTCGAGGTCTACGTCGCCGAGTCCGAGGACATCCTCCCCGAGGAGATGCGCAGCCGCCGCCCCACGGTCTTCACCGCGATCCGCGAGGTCATCGCCGCGTTCAAGGGCGAGAACGAGCACCTGGGGCTGTACGGCTCCTTCGGATACGACCTGGCCTTCCAGTTCGAGCCGATCCGGCAGGTCCTCACCCGGGCCGACGACCAGCGCGACCTCGTGCTGCACCTGCCCGACCGGGTGATGGTGATCGACCGCAAGCGGGAGACCAGCAAGGAATACCTCTACGAGTTCACCGTGGACGGGGTCTCCACCCGCGGCCTGGCCCGCGAGGGGGAGAGCATCCCGCTGCCCCCCGCCCCGGCCGAGCTGCCCGCCGACCCGGAGAAGGGCACCTACGCGCAGGTCGTCGCCGCGGCCAAGGAGAAGTTCGTCCGCGGCGACCTGTTCGAGGTCGTCCCCGGCCAGGTCTTCCACGCCGCGTGCACCGACCCCGCCGCCTTCTACCGGGGGCTGCGCAAGGCCAACCCGGCGCCGTTCGAGTTCCTGTTCAACCTCGGCGAGGGCGAGCACCTGGTCGGCGCCTCCCCGGAGATGTACGTCCGGGTCAGCGGCGACCGTGTCGAGACCTGCCCGATCTCCGGCACCATCGCCCGCGGCGGCAACCCGATCGAGGACGCCGAGGCGATCCGCACCCTCCTGTCCAGCGTGAAGGAGGAGTCGGAGCTGACCATGTGCACCGACGTGGACCGCAACGACAAGTCCCGCATCTGCGTGCCGGGCACCGTGCAGGTCATCGGGCGGCGGCAGATCGAGATGTACTCCCGGCTGATCCACACCGTCGACCACATCGAGGGCCGCCTGCGGCCGGAGTTCGACGCGCTGGACGCCTTCCTCACCCACATGTGGGCCGTCACCGTCACCGGCGCCCCGAAGTCCTGGGCGATGCAGTTCATCGAGGACCACGAGGCCACCACCAGGCGCTGGTACGGCGGGGCGGTCGGCTACATCGGCTTCGACGGCTCCATGAACACCGGCCTGACCCTGCGCACCGCGCAGATCCGCGGCGGCGTCGCCACCGTCAGGGCCGGTGCCACGCTGCTGTTCGACTCCGACCCGGAGGCCGAGGAGCGTGAGACCGAGCTCAAGGCCAGCGCGCTGCTCGGCGCCCTGGCCGCGGTCGGCGCGGCCCGGACCCCGCAGGAGCGGGACGTGCCGCAGCCGGTCCGGGAGCAGCCGGGGGAGGGGATGAAGGTGCTGCTGGTGGACCACGAGGACTCCTTCGTCAACACCCTGGCCGACTACTTCCGCCAGCAGGGCGCGGAGGTCGTCACCCTCCGGCACGGCTTCCCCGTGAGCATGATCGACGAGATCGCGCCGTCCCTCGTGGTGCTGTCGCCCGGCCCCGGCTGGCCGTCGGACTTCGGCCTGCCGGAGCTGGTCGGGGCGCTCTACGAGCGCGACCTGCCGGTGTTCGGCGTCTGCCTGGGCCTGCAGGGCATGGTCGAGCAGGCGGGCGGCACGCTGGAGCTGCTGTCCCACCCTGAGCACGGCAAGCGCGGTCAGGTGCGGCGGACCGGTCCCGGCGCGCTGCTGGAGGGGCTCCCGGAGGAGTTCACCGCGGCCCGCTATCACTCCCTCCACGCCAAGCAGCCCGGAGTCGTCGGCTTCACCGCCACCGCCCTCACCCCCGACGGCGCGGTGATGGCGATCGAGGACGTGGCCAGGAGGCGCTTCGCCGTGCAGTTCCACCCCGAGTCGATCCTCACGGCCGAGGGCGGGGCCGGGGCGAAGATCATCTCCAACGTTCTCCGGCTCTGCCGTACCTCTGGGTAA
- a CDS encoding amidohydrolase family protein, whose product MRPQDGLPVDLPDPVREALLAPLVDHHCHGVRRDGLTRARFEMLITEAGTPAPPGTTHFDTPAGAAVRRWCAPVLDLDPHVPPAVYLARRSELGPVEVNRRLLRAAGIMAFLVDTGLNGPDLLSAAEMGRLGGAAADEIIRIEQIEQGVAETAASGVSYITALGEALAGRADRAVGFTSAIAYRHGLDFDPARPGRGSVIAAATRRLAHPGARLTDPVLLRHLLWAAVDVARERGLPLQFHTGYGDPGLDLHRADPALMTGFIRALQPIGVPVILLHCYPFHRQAAYLANVFPHVYVDVGLVLTHTAAGSAAVMGELLELVPFHKQLFSSDGYGVAETCLLGALYYRRSLARALAVRLADGEWSVPDAARVAHMIGSGNARRVYRL is encoded by the coding sequence ATGAGACCGCAGGACGGGCTGCCCGTCGACCTGCCCGATCCGGTGCGGGAGGCCCTGCTGGCCCCGCTGGTCGACCACCACTGCCACGGCGTGCGCCGCGACGGGCTGACCCGGGCCCGCTTCGAGATGCTGATCACCGAGGCGGGCACCCCGGCGCCGCCCGGCACCACTCACTTCGACACCCCCGCCGGCGCCGCGGTCCGCCGCTGGTGCGCGCCGGTCCTCGACCTGGACCCGCACGTCCCGCCGGCCGTCTACCTGGCCCGCAGGAGCGAGCTCGGGCCGGTCGAGGTGAACCGGCGGCTGCTGCGCGCCGCCGGGATCATGGCCTTCCTGGTCGACACCGGTCTCAACGGCCCAGACCTGCTCTCGGCGGCCGAGATGGGCCGGCTGGGCGGCGCGGCGGCCGACGAGATCATCCGGATCGAGCAGATCGAGCAGGGCGTCGCCGAGACGGCCGCCTCCGGGGTCTCCTACATCACCGCCCTCGGCGAGGCGCTCGCCGGCAGGGCCGACCGCGCCGTCGGCTTCACCTCGGCCATCGCCTACCGTCACGGCCTGGACTTCGACCCGGCGAGGCCGGGCCGGGGATCGGTGATCGCGGCGGCCACCCGGCGGCTGGCCCACCCCGGCGCGCGGCTCACCGATCCGGTGCTCCTGCGCCACCTGCTCTGGGCGGCGGTCGACGTGGCCAGGGAACGCGGCCTGCCGCTGCAGTTCCACACCGGCTACGGCGACCCCGGCCTGGACCTCCACCGCGCCGACCCGGCGCTGATGACCGGTTTCATCCGGGCGCTGCAGCCGATCGGCGTGCCGGTCATCCTGCTGCACTGCTACCCGTTCCACCGCCAGGCGGCCTATCTGGCCAACGTCTTCCCGCACGTCTACGTGGACGTCGGCCTCGTGCTGACCCACACCGCCGCGGGGTCGGCCGCGGTCATGGGGGAGCTGCTGGAGCTCGTCCCCTTCCACAAGCAGCTGTTCAGCTCCGACGGTTACGGCGTGGCCGAGACCTGTCTCCTGGGCGCCCTGTACTACCGGCGGAGCCTGGCCAGGGCGCTGGCCGTACGGCTGGCCGACGGCGAGTGGAGCGTCCCGGACGCCGCCCGGGTGGCCCACATGATCGGCTCCGGCAACGCCCGCCGGGTCTACCGGCTGTAG
- a CDS encoding TetR/AcrR family transcriptional regulator produces MAGRRRWSTGEILDAAAELLRTGDADSFSVRKLAAVLGTDSSSLYRHFRSKTELLRAVADRILLAAMDGYRPEGDWKQRIMTLALRVREAFGRHPQLAAVWGRYASGGTGSRLIMEEVLQALRASGLPDEEIPVRYHRIAVLIAALIASEAGVSTITPEEHEQGMELFRVAVLGADPERFPALAHFARDVRPLGVDRRAAFEEILAVQLAHIEAATCLS; encoded by the coding sequence ATGGCAGGTAGAAGGCGCTGGTCGACCGGAGAGATCCTGGATGCGGCGGCGGAGCTGCTGCGCACGGGCGACGCCGATTCGTTCAGCGTGCGCAAGCTCGCGGCAGTGCTCGGCACCGATTCCTCCAGCCTTTACCGGCACTTTCGCAGCAAGACCGAGCTGCTGCGCGCGGTCGCCGACCGGATCCTCCTGGCCGCCATGGACGGCTACCGGCCCGAGGGTGACTGGAAGCAGCGCATCATGACCCTGGCCCTGCGCGTGAGAGAGGCCTTCGGCCGGCATCCCCAGCTCGCTGCGGTCTGGGGACGCTACGCCTCAGGCGGCACCGGTTCCCGTCTGATCATGGAAGAGGTGCTGCAGGCGCTGCGCGCCTCGGGACTGCCCGACGAGGAGATCCCTGTGCGCTACCACCGGATCGCTGTCCTCATCGCCGCGTTGATCGCCTCCGAGGCCGGGGTCAGCACCATCACTCCCGAAGAGCACGAACAGGGCATGGAGCTGTTCCGCGTCGCGGTACTCGGCGCCGACCCCGAACGCTTCCCAGCTCTGGCCCACTTCGCCCGCGACGTCCGCCCTCTCGGGGTGGACCGCCGCGCCGCGTTCGAAGAAATCCTCGCCGTCCAACTCGCCCACATCGAGGCCGCAACCTGCCTGAGCTAG
- a CDS encoding serine hydrolase domain-containing protein codes for MRSPEELNTALENVHRAGMPGLFAEVRDGDEVWRGAAGVADVATGRPVSADMRHRVGSITKSFTVAAVMQLVEGGQIGLDAPIGRYLPKLVPGERGDAITVRMLINHTSGLAEYLPYVYPSLKAFPVVADTRPQSLDDHRLTRFHAVELIEKGVSAPAFSAPGGTPGLYSNTNYLLLGQLLEQVTGTKAETYITQNVIERAGLRDTELPDGSRFSGPQSQIYEAWFGMIEPPRDFSVFDMSFAGLAGSLISTVADLNRFFGLLFAGEIVSPSSLAEMRRTVRVISQESKIIDYGLGLYPMEMPGGGTFWGHGGTVWGAGALAMTSADGKRQMSVAVNMQRWNRLDSTGRPQPHPIDEALAALYGMAMYG; via the coding sequence ATGAGAAGTCCCGAAGAGCTGAACACCGCCCTGGAGAACGTCCACCGCGCCGGAATGCCCGGCCTGTTCGCCGAGGTGCGTGACGGCGACGAGGTCTGGCGCGGTGCCGCCGGGGTCGCCGACGTCGCCACCGGCCGCCCTGTCTCCGCCGACATGCGGCACCGCGTCGGCAGCATCACCAAGTCATTCACCGTCGCCGCGGTGATGCAGCTGGTCGAAGGTGGTCAGATTGGTCTCGACGCGCCGATCGGCCGCTACCTGCCGAAGCTGGTTCCCGGAGAACGCGGCGATGCGATCACGGTCCGGATGTTGATCAACCACACCAGTGGTCTTGCCGAATACCTCCCGTACGTCTACCCCTCCCTCAAGGCCTTCCCGGTCGTGGCTGACACGAGGCCGCAGAGCCTGGACGACCACCGGCTCACCCGGTTTCACGCCGTAGAGCTGATCGAGAAGGGCGTCTCCGCACCCGCTTTCAGCGCGCCAGGCGGCACTCCGGGGTTGTACTCCAACACCAACTACCTGCTGCTCGGCCAGCTTCTGGAGCAGGTAACCGGTACGAAGGCCGAGACGTACATCACCCAGAACGTCATCGAGCGCGCTGGGCTGCGGGACACCGAGCTTCCCGATGGATCGCGGTTCAGCGGGCCGCAGTCGCAGATCTACGAGGCGTGGTTCGGCATGATCGAGCCGCCGCGCGACTTCAGCGTCTTCGACATGTCCTTTGCGGGGCTGGCGGGTTCGCTGATCTCGACCGTCGCGGATCTCAACCGGTTCTTCGGCTTGCTGTTCGCCGGTGAGATCGTCAGCCCGTCGTCGCTGGCGGAGATGCGGCGCACCGTCCGCGTCATCTCCCAGGAGAGCAAGATCATCGACTACGGGCTGGGCCTGTACCCGATGGAGATGCCCGGCGGCGGCACCTTCTGGGGGCATGGCGGCACCGTCTGGGGTGCCGGAGCACTGGCCATGACCAGCGCCGACGGCAAGCGGCAGATGTCCGTCGCGGTGAACATGCAGAGGTGGAACAGGCTCGACTCCACGGGCAGGCCGCAGCCCCATCCCATCGACGAGGCGCTCGCGGCTCTGTACGGCATGGCGATGTACGGCTGA
- a CDS encoding Tn3 family transposase translates to MAYARTIKTAVPHQRVILTVPADPSIGQRFPVRGKTLAGRTMVIHGGQVPSTYTHVSDQWSTYGTKIIVPAARAAHFVLDDFLGNATDLPITEHATDTHGATLINFVLFDLVGKALTPRMRDLTRVRTSKPTAPAITTDQTRS, encoded by the coding sequence ATGGCGTACGCGCGCACGATCAAGACGGCCGTCCCGCATCAGCGGGTGATCCTCACGGTGCCGGCCGACCCTTCGATCGGGCAGCGTTTTCCCGTCCGGGGCAAGACGCTGGCCGGACGCACCATGGTGATCCACGGCGGCCAGGTGCCGTCCACCTACACCCACGTCTCCGATCAGTGGTCGACGTACGGCACAAAGATCATCGTGCCGGCGGCGAGAGCGGCGCACTTCGTCCTGGACGACTTCCTCGGCAACGCCACCGATCTGCCGATCACCGAGCACGCGACCGACACACACGGCGCCACCTTGATCAATTTCGTGTTGTTCGACTTGGTCGGCAAGGCGCTCACGCCGCGGATGCGCGACCTGACCCGGGTTCGGACAAGCAAGCCGACCGCACCGGCGATCACGACGGACCAGACACGATCGTGA
- a CDS encoding WD40/YVTN/BNR-like repeat-containing protein, translating to MPDTLLAVGTRKGLFLARSTGDGPFEVEPVRFSTIGVHSVAIDTRGPVPRILAGIEYGHFGPSVMWSDDLGETWQEAEQAPIAFPPETGAALTRVWQLQPSPSEPGVVWAGVEPGALFRSEDGGVTFSLVEGLWNHPHRAQWQPGFGGLCLHSVLQHPSDPKTMAIAVSSGGFYRSSDGGASWEAANKGIRAPFLPEGSQYPEFGQCVHKVGMHPSRPERLFLQHHFGVYRSDDFGGSWTSVGDPLPSDFGFPLAVHPDRPDTLYVFPLQADIDRTPVDHRCRVFRSDDAGASWQPLSKGLPEGPVHAAVLRDALCASRAGIFFGTRDGEVYGSRDDGESWFSVAEHLPDVLTVRAAVL from the coding sequence ATGCCCGACACACTCCTCGCCGTGGGCACCCGCAAAGGCCTGTTCCTCGCCCGCTCCACCGGGGACGGCCCGTTCGAGGTGGAACCGGTCCGCTTCTCCACCATCGGCGTGCACTCGGTCGCCATCGACACCCGAGGCCCGGTGCCCCGGATCCTCGCCGGGATCGAGTACGGCCATTTCGGCCCCTCCGTGATGTGGTCGGATGATCTCGGCGAGACCTGGCAGGAGGCCGAACAGGCCCCGATCGCCTTCCCGCCGGAAACCGGGGCGGCGCTCACCCGCGTCTGGCAGCTCCAGCCCTCCCCGTCGGAGCCGGGGGTGGTCTGGGCCGGGGTCGAGCCGGGGGCGCTGTTCCGCTCCGAAGACGGCGGCGTCACCTTCTCCCTGGTGGAAGGCCTGTGGAACCATCCGCACCGGGCCCAGTGGCAGCCCGGTTTCGGCGGGCTCTGCCTGCACAGCGTGCTACAGCACCCGAGCGATCCGAAGACCATGGCGATCGCGGTCTCCTCCGGCGGCTTCTACCGCAGCAGTGACGGCGGAGCCTCCTGGGAGGCGGCCAACAAGGGGATCCGCGCCCCGTTCCTCCCCGAGGGATCGCAGTACCCCGAGTTCGGGCAGTGCGTGCACAAGGTCGGCATGCATCCGTCCCGGCCGGAGCGGCTCTTCCTCCAGCACCACTTCGGCGTCTACCGCAGCGACGACTTCGGCGGCTCCTGGACCTCCGTCGGCGACCCGCTCCCCTCCGACTTCGGCTTCCCGCTGGCCGTGCACCCCGACCGGCCCGACACGCTGTACGTCTTCCCGCTCCAGGCCGACATCGACCGCACGCCCGTCGACCACCGCTGCCGGGTCTTCCGCAGCGACGACGCGGGCGCGTCGTGGCAGCCCCTGAGCAAGGGACTGCCCGAGGGCCCGGTCCACGCCGCCGTGCTGCGCGACGCCCTGTGCGCGTCGAGGGCGGGGATCTTCTTCGGCACCCGCGACGGCGAGGTGTACGGCTCCCGCGACGACGGCGAGAGCTGGTTCTCCGTCGCCGAGCACCTGCCGGACGTCCTGACCGTGCGTGCGGCGGTGCTCTGA
- a CDS encoding globin domain-containing protein gives MSLNPRLVKESFAVVEPVADKAAAYFYGRLFAESPHLRGLFPPAMDVQRDRLFTALTRIVWSLDSPDSLSSFLGQLGRDHRKYGVIAEHYTAVGNALLATVRRFAAELWTAEIEAAWVSAYTVAAKLMIDSAESDSGVSPAWWPAEVIDHELRTPDIAVITLRPGQRLPYLPGQYVNVQTPRWPRVWRTFSIANAPREDNTVRLHVRAVPGGWVSSALVEHTRIGDTLTLGPAVGTMTPADSGRDILCVAGGTGLAPLKAIVEHVIASGRRPNIHLLCGARNSRELYDLPDLLRMESAFPWLRVVPVVSDQPGYDGMRGRVPEVMERFHSWADHDVYVCGPVAMVNEAVRRLQRSGVPLADIHRDLIHGEP, from the coding sequence ATGTCTTTGAATCCGCGTCTCGTCAAGGAAAGCTTCGCCGTCGTCGAGCCCGTCGCGGACAAGGCCGCGGCATACTTCTACGGCCGCCTGTTCGCCGAGAGTCCGCACCTGCGGGGACTGTTCCCGCCGGCCATGGACGTCCAGCGCGACCGCCTGTTCACCGCTCTGACCAGGATCGTCTGGAGTCTCGACAGCCCGGACAGCCTGTCGTCCTTCCTCGGGCAGCTCGGGCGCGACCACCGCAAGTACGGGGTGATCGCCGAGCACTACACCGCGGTCGGCAACGCGCTGCTGGCCACGGTCAGGCGCTTCGCCGCCGAGCTGTGGACCGCCGAGATCGAGGCGGCGTGGGTGTCCGCGTACACGGTCGCCGCCAAACTCATGATCGATTCAGCCGAGTCCGACTCGGGGGTCTCGCCCGCCTGGTGGCCGGCCGAGGTGATCGACCACGAGCTCCGCACGCCGGACATCGCGGTGATCACGTTACGTCCCGGCCAGCGCCTGCCGTACCTGCCGGGCCAGTACGTCAACGTGCAGACCCCGCGCTGGCCGCGCGTCTGGCGGACGTTCTCCATCGCCAACGCGCCACGGGAGGACAACACGGTCCGCCTGCACGTCCGGGCGGTCCCCGGCGGCTGGGTCTCCTCCGCCCTGGTCGAGCACACCAGGATCGGCGACACCCTGACGCTCGGCCCGGCGGTCGGCACGATGACCCCCGCCGACTCCGGCCGCGACATCCTGTGCGTCGCGGGAGGCACCGGGCTCGCCCCGCTCAAGGCCATCGTGGAGCACGTGATCGCCTCGGGGCGGCGGCCCAACATCCACCTGCTGTGCGGCGCGCGCAATTCGCGGGAGCTGTACGACCTGCCCGACCTGCTCCGGATGGAGTCCGCCTTCCCCTGGCTGAGAGTCGTGCCCGTGGTCTCCGACCAGCCCGGCTACGACGGCATGCGGGGGCGGGTGCCGGAGGTGATGGAGCGCTTCCACTCCTGGGCCGACCACGACGTCTACGTCTGCGGCCCGGTCGCCATGGTCAACGAGGCCGTCCGCAGGCTCCAGCGGAGCGGGGTGCCCCTGGCGGACATCCACAGGGACCTCATCCACGGCGAGCCCTGA
- a CDS encoding gamma-glutamyl-gamma-aminobutyrate hydrolase family protein has protein sequence MSRPLIGITAYLEAARWGTWVREAVLSPPSYARAVEKAGGLPVLLPPLNLGGVDDYARELSGVIFAGGGELDPSLYGAAREDRGEDLQPHRDRFELALARAAVQADLPLLAVARGMHVLNVAQGGSLIPWLPEAVDHDRHVAAGRAHLIQISVSSKLGKAVGDRAEVTAPHHQALKRLGAGLQAVAWADDQIVEGVELQGHRFAVGVQWHPERGEDNRLVEALVEAATG, from the coding sequence ATGTCCCGACCCCTGATCGGTATCACCGCCTACCTTGAGGCCGCCCGCTGGGGCACCTGGGTCCGTGAGGCCGTCCTGTCGCCCCCCTCCTACGCCCGCGCGGTCGAGAAGGCGGGCGGCCTGCCGGTGCTGCTGCCGCCGCTGAACCTGGGCGGCGTCGACGACTACGCGCGAGAGCTGTCCGGAGTGATCTTCGCCGGTGGCGGCGAGCTCGACCCGTCCCTGTACGGCGCGGCCCGCGAGGACCGGGGCGAGGACCTCCAGCCCCACCGCGACCGCTTCGAGCTGGCGCTGGCCCGCGCCGCGGTCCAGGCCGACCTGCCGCTGCTCGCGGTCGCCCGCGGCATGCACGTCCTGAACGTCGCGCAGGGGGGCAGCCTGATCCCCTGGCTTCCCGAGGCGGTCGACCACGACCGCCACGTCGCCGCCGGCCGCGCGCACCTCATCCAGATCAGCGTGTCGAGCAAGCTGGGCAAGGCGGTGGGCGACCGCGCAGAGGTGACCGCCCCCCACCACCAGGCGCTCAAGCGGCTCGGCGCGGGACTGCAGGCCGTGGCGTGGGCCGACGACCAGATCGTCGAGGGGGTCGAGCTGCAGGGACACCGCTTCGCCGTCGGCGTCCAGTGGCACCCCGAGCGCGGGGAGGACAACCGGCTCGTCGAGGCGCTGGTCGAGGCCGCCACCGGCTGA
- a CDS encoding alpha/beta hydrolase — MPLHPQAEAYLKLFPTDLETPVSSLTPEVIAQMRTLDGFAEQRGPIVPLPVVRDEVVEGVPVRVYRPEEGDHPLPAIVYFHGGGWVFGSVARNDALGRDLAVRNGAVVVSVDYRLAPDHPFPAAADDAWTVVKDVFARAGAYGADPGRIAVCGDSAGGNVAAVAAWQARDAGLRLVHQLLVYPVTDVAMDTRSYRDHATGFGLGADEMAWFIEQYGGDPADPRLAPLRLADKTGLAPATVITAEYDPLCDEGEAYAAQLAAAGVPVELRRYGGAIHGFFGLPGFFDQAVEAREYAALRLGEAFR, encoded by the coding sequence ATGCCGTTGCACCCCCAGGCCGAGGCCTACCTGAAGCTGTTCCCGACGGATCTCGAGACGCCTGTCTCCTCGCTCACCCCCGAGGTGATCGCCCAGATGCGGACCTTGGACGGCTTCGCCGAGCAGCGGGGGCCGATCGTGCCGCTGCCGGTCGTCAGGGACGAGGTCGTGGAAGGGGTGCCGGTCCGGGTCTACCGGCCGGAGGAGGGCGACCACCCGCTCCCCGCGATCGTCTACTTCCACGGCGGAGGCTGGGTGTTCGGCAGCGTGGCCCGGAACGACGCGCTCGGCCGCGACCTGGCCGTGCGCAACGGGGCGGTCGTGGTCTCGGTGGACTACCGGCTCGCCCCCGACCATCCCTTCCCGGCCGCGGCCGACGACGCGTGGACCGTGGTCAAGGACGTCTTCGCCCGCGCCGGGGCCTACGGGGCCGACCCGGGGCGGATCGCCGTCTGCGGCGACAGCGCCGGCGGCAACGTGGCCGCCGTGGCGGCCTGGCAGGCCCGGGACGCGGGGCTCCGGCTGGTCCACCAGCTGCTGGTCTACCCGGTGACCGACGTCGCCATGGACACCCGGAGCTACCGCGACCACGCCACCGGCTTCGGGCTCGGCGCCGACGAGATGGCCTGGTTCATCGAGCAGTACGGCGGGGACCCGGCCGACCCCAGGCTGGCCCCGCTCCGGCTCGCCGACAAGACGGGCCTGGCCCCGGCGACGGTGATCACCGCCGAGTACGACCCGCTCTGCGACGAGGGCGAGGCCTACGCCGCCCAGCTCGCGGCGGCGGGGGTCCCGGTCGAGCTCAGACGCTACGGAGGGGCCATCCACGGCTTCTTCGGCCTGCCCGGCTTCTTCGACCAGGCGGTCGAGGCGCGCGAGTACGCCGCCCTGCGGCTCGGGGAGGCCTTCCGGTGA
- a CDS encoding enoyl-CoA hydratase/isomerase family protein, which produces MRDYEKLKIDWAADGVLRIVLSEPRRLNAVDMTGHRELAEVWRDVDRDDDVRAVVIRGEGEAFSAGGDLSMIEEMTRDHGTRLRVFAEARDIVYNVLNCAKPVVSAIQGPAVGAGLAVALLADISVAGRTARIIDGHTRLGVAAGDHAAIVWPLLCGLAKAKYHLLLCEPVTGEQAEAMGLVSLCVDDDQVHERALEIASRLAGGSAEAIRLTKYSLNNWLRLAGPSFDASLAMEFLGFTGPDVAEGVRAVREKRPPRFG; this is translated from the coding sequence GTGAGGGACTACGAGAAGCTGAAGATCGACTGGGCCGCTGACGGAGTGCTCCGGATCGTGCTCAGCGAGCCGCGCAGGCTCAACGCCGTGGACATGACCGGCCATCGCGAGCTCGCCGAGGTCTGGCGGGACGTCGACCGTGACGACGACGTGCGCGCGGTCGTCATCCGCGGCGAGGGCGAGGCGTTCTCCGCCGGCGGCGACCTGTCGATGATCGAGGAGATGACGCGCGACCACGGCACGCGCCTGCGCGTCTTCGCCGAGGCACGCGACATCGTCTACAACGTGCTCAACTGCGCCAAGCCGGTCGTCTCGGCCATCCAGGGCCCCGCGGTGGGCGCGGGGCTCGCGGTCGCGCTGCTGGCCGACATCTCCGTCGCCGGCCGTACGGCCCGCATCATCGACGGCCACACCCGGCTGGGCGTCGCGGCCGGCGACCACGCCGCCATCGTCTGGCCGCTGCTGTGCGGGCTGGCCAAGGCCAAATACCACCTGCTGCTGTGCGAGCCGGTCACCGGCGAGCAGGCGGAGGCGATGGGCCTGGTCAGCCTCTGCGTCGACGACGACCAGGTGCACGAAAGGGCCCTGGAGATCGCCTCCCGGCTGGCCGGCGGCTCCGCCGAGGCGATCCGCCTGACGAAATACTCCCTCAACAACTGGCTCCGTCTCGCCGGCCCCTCCTTCGATGCCTCCCTGGCCATGGAGTTCCTCGGGTTCACCGGGCCGGACGTGGCCGAGGGCGTGCGGGCCGTCCGCGAGAAGCGGCCGCCCAGGTTCGGCTGA
- a CDS encoding SRPBCC family protein, with protein MSAYASTVVNASAEEVWGYLRDFGNLAEWLPGITLCEIEEGDALRPGAVRRIEGPGGTFRERLLTVDDGSRSATYEIFESPLPVRDYRGLYRVSPVTDSGQAFIEWSATFEADDAAKMAKIVTRGIFEPGLAALHKRFPA; from the coding sequence ATGTCCGCCTACGCCAGCACCGTGGTCAACGCCTCAGCCGAGGAGGTGTGGGGGTACCTCAGGGACTTCGGCAACCTGGCCGAATGGCTGCCCGGGATCACCCTCTGCGAGATCGAGGAGGGCGACGCGCTCCGGCCCGGGGCGGTGCGCAGGATCGAGGGCCCGGGCGGCACCTTCCGGGAACGGCTGCTCACCGTCGACGACGGCTCCCGCTCGGCCACCTACGAGATCTTCGAGAGCCCGTTGCCGGTCCGGGACTACCGGGGCCTCTACCGGGTCTCCCCCGTCACCGACAGCGGCCAGGCCTTCATCGAGTGGTCGGCCACCTTCGAGGCCGACGACGCGGCGAAGATGGCCAAGATCGTCACCCGCGGCATCTTCGAACCGGGGCTGGCCGCCCTGCACAAGCGCTTCCCGGCCTGA